Proteins encoded within one genomic window of Tigriopus californicus strain San Diego chromosome 12, Tcal_SD_v2.1, whole genome shotgun sequence:
- the LOC131891898 gene encoding protein lifeguard 3-like isoform X1: MNPGYQQQPPPYPTNDGGGYMPQPGYPPPGGYPPQGGFPPQASGYQQPQSQGNYWDAGQNPGYYGATPPAQPQQGPSGFGGMMGAHAGMSNMMRNVTGGYDSDAEGGNAGNMASFADKAVRRGFIRKVYGILSIQLMITCAIIAIFVFVDSLRIFAIQNRSLYWVAFGLTMVCMIAMACCESVRRKAPTNFIFLGIFTICEGFMMGTLAAHFQADAVLIAAGICAVVTLALTIFAFQTKYDFTTCGGMLCGLTVILMLAGILMIFMPHNKWAMIGYGSAGALIFSMYIVYDTQLMMGGSHKYSIDPEEYIFAALNLYLDIINLFMYILMIIGGSRSD; the protein is encoded by the exons ATGAATCCAGGATACCAACAACAGCCTCCCCCTTACCCAACGAATGATGGGGGTGGATACATGCCACAGCCGGGATATCCTCCTCCAGGAGGATATCCACCTCAAGGGGGCTTCCCTCCACAAGCATCAGGATATCAACAGCCCCAATCCCAG GGAAATTATTGGGATGCAGGCCAAAATCCAGGATATTACGGAGCCACTCCTCCAGCCCAACCTCAACAG GGTCCCTCTGGATTTGGTGGTATGATGGGAGCACACGCAGGAATGTCTAATATGATGCGAAATGTGACTGGAGGTTATGACTCAGATGCAGAAGGTGGTAATGCCGGAAACATGGCTAGCTTTGCCGACAAAGCC GTTCGGCGGGGCTTTATCCGAAAGGTGTATGGCATCTTGTCTATTCAACTTATGATCACTTGTGCGATAATCgccatttttgtatttgtggaCTCGTTGCGAATTTTTGCAATCCAAAACAGAAGTTTATATTGGGTAGCCTTTGGACTCACAATG GTGTGTATGATTGCCATGGCTTGTTGCGAAAGTGTCAGACGAAAGGCCCCAACCAACTTTATATTTCTTGGGATTTTCACTA TTTGTGAGGGGTTCATGATGGGGACCTTGGCGGCCCATTTCCAAGCGGATGCCGTTCTCATTGCGGCTGGAATCTGCGCCGTGGTCACGTTAGCCTTGACCATCTTCGCTTTCCAAACCAAATACGATTTCACCACTTGCGGGGGAATGCTTTGCGGATTGACCGTCATCCTCATGTTGGCCGGTATTCTGATGATTTTCATGCCACACAACAA ATGGGCTATGATTGGTTATGGATCGGCTGGAGCACTCATCTTCTCTATGTACATCGTGTATGATACCCAACTGATGATGGGTGGGTCCCACAAGTATTCGATCGATCCGGAAGAGTATATTTTCGCCGCTCTCAACCTCTACTTGGACATCATCAACTTGTTCATGTACATTCTCATGATCATTGGAGGATCTAGAAGCGATTGA
- the LOC131891898 gene encoding protein lifeguard 3-like isoform X2 yields MNPGYQQQPPPYPTNDGGGYMPQPGYPPPGGYPPQGGFPPQASGYQQPQSQGPSGFGGMMGAHAGMSNMMRNVTGGYDSDAEGGNAGNMASFADKAVRRGFIRKVYGILSIQLMITCAIIAIFVFVDSLRIFAIQNRSLYWVAFGLTMVCMIAMACCESVRRKAPTNFIFLGIFTICEGFMMGTLAAHFQADAVLIAAGICAVVTLALTIFAFQTKYDFTTCGGMLCGLTVILMLAGILMIFMPHNKWAMIGYGSAGALIFSMYIVYDTQLMMGGSHKYSIDPEEYIFAALNLYLDIINLFMYILMIIGGSRSD; encoded by the exons ATGAATCCAGGATACCAACAACAGCCTCCCCCTTACCCAACGAATGATGGGGGTGGATACATGCCACAGCCGGGATATCCTCCTCCAGGAGGATATCCACCTCAAGGGGGCTTCCCTCCACAAGCATCAGGATATCAACAGCCCCAATCCCAG GGTCCCTCTGGATTTGGTGGTATGATGGGAGCACACGCAGGAATGTCTAATATGATGCGAAATGTGACTGGAGGTTATGACTCAGATGCAGAAGGTGGTAATGCCGGAAACATGGCTAGCTTTGCCGACAAAGCC GTTCGGCGGGGCTTTATCCGAAAGGTGTATGGCATCTTGTCTATTCAACTTATGATCACTTGTGCGATAATCgccatttttgtatttgtggaCTCGTTGCGAATTTTTGCAATCCAAAACAGAAGTTTATATTGGGTAGCCTTTGGACTCACAATG GTGTGTATGATTGCCATGGCTTGTTGCGAAAGTGTCAGACGAAAGGCCCCAACCAACTTTATATTTCTTGGGATTTTCACTA TTTGTGAGGGGTTCATGATGGGGACCTTGGCGGCCCATTTCCAAGCGGATGCCGTTCTCATTGCGGCTGGAATCTGCGCCGTGGTCACGTTAGCCTTGACCATCTTCGCTTTCCAAACCAAATACGATTTCACCACTTGCGGGGGAATGCTTTGCGGATTGACCGTCATCCTCATGTTGGCCGGTATTCTGATGATTTTCATGCCACACAACAA ATGGGCTATGATTGGTTATGGATCGGCTGGAGCACTCATCTTCTCTATGTACATCGTGTATGATACCCAACTGATGATGGGTGGGTCCCACAAGTATTCGATCGATCCGGAAGAGTATATTTTCGCCGCTCTCAACCTCTACTTGGACATCATCAACTTGTTCATGTACATTCTCATGATCATTGGAGGATCTAGAAGCGATTGA
- the LOC131891812 gene encoding protein lifeguard 3-like isoform X2: MDPKYSQQQPYAQPYPSNGGGFNHQPGFSQQPSQIVYPAYDHGAVVPQPGYNYQGAQSQGVHPSQVGIAPQFPSGHQGYQNGPQGNYSISGNGGYDSDGERGIIGESLSAFSDKAVRRGFIRKVYGILSVQLLITCGLISIFVFVKPLRDFAIENESLYWIAFAVTMVCMIAMVCCESVRRKSPTNFVFLGIFTICEGFMMGSLAAHFEADAVLIAAGTCAVVTLALTVFAFQSKYDFTVCGGMLLALLLILLLGGILMAILPNSKWAMIGYGSAGALIFSLYIVYDTQIMMGGKHKYALSPEEYIFAALNLYLDIINLFVYLLMIIGIARSD; encoded by the exons ATGGATCCAAAGTATTCACAACAACAACCCTATGCCCAACCATACCCAAGTAATGGGGGTGGATTCAACCATCAACCTGGTTTCTCTCAgcaaccatctcaaatcgtTTATCCTGCTTACGACCATGGAGCGGTTGTTCCTCAGCCAGGATATAATTACCAGGGTGCCCAAAGTCAAGGTGTACATCCGTCCCAAGTTGGTATTGCTCCTCAATTTCCATCCGGCCATCAAGGATATCAAAATGGTCCACAG GGGAACTATTCGATTAGCGGCAATGGTGGATATGATTCGGATGGAGAACGTGGTATAATTGGCGAGAGTTTGTCCGCATTTTCTGATAAGGCC GTTCGTCGCGGATTCATTCGTAAGGTGTATGGAATCCTTTCCGTTCAATTGCTTATCACCTGTGGCCTAATTTCCATTTTCGTATTCGTGAAACCCCTTCGAGATTTTGCTATAGAAAATGAAAGTCTGTATTGGATTGCATTCGCCGTCACGATG GTATGCATGATCGCCATGGTTTGTTGTGAGAGCGTGAGGCGAAAGTCTCCAACTAATTTTGTATTCTTAGGGATATTCACGA TTTGTGAAGGCTTCATGATGGGATCGTTGGCTGCGCACTTTGAGGCAGATGCGGTCCTGATTGCCGCAGGGACTTGTGCAGTGGTCACATTAGCCCTCACAGTGTTTGcctttcaaagcaaatacgACTTCACAGTGTGTGGAGGCATGCTTTTGGCATTGTTGCTTATCCTCCTATTAGGGGGCATTTTAATGGCAATCCTGCCCAACTCGAA GTGGGCCATGATTGGTTACGGATCGGCTGGAGCTCTTATATTTTCCTTGTACATCGTGTACGATACGCAAATAATGATGGGCGGGAAACACAAGTATGCTCTAAGCCCGGAAGAGTACATCTTTGCTGCACTCAACCTTTACCTGGACATCATCAATCTATTCGTCTATCTACTCATGATCATTGGAATTGCTCGAAGCGATTAG
- the LOC131891812 gene encoding protein lifeguard 3-like isoform X1, translated as MDPKYSQQQPYAQPYPSNGGGFNHQPGFSQQPSQIVYPAYDHGAVVPQPGYNYQGAQSQGVHPSQVGIAPQFPSGHQGYQNGPQAQSWNTGNNWNNYGATAPLQQGNYSISGNGGYDSDGERGIIGESLSAFSDKAVRRGFIRKVYGILSVQLLITCGLISIFVFVKPLRDFAIENESLYWIAFAVTMVCMIAMVCCESVRRKSPTNFVFLGIFTICEGFMMGSLAAHFEADAVLIAAGTCAVVTLALTVFAFQSKYDFTVCGGMLLALLLILLLGGILMAILPNSKWAMIGYGSAGALIFSLYIVYDTQIMMGGKHKYALSPEEYIFAALNLYLDIINLFVYLLMIIGIARSD; from the exons ATGGATCCAAAGTATTCACAACAACAACCCTATGCCCAACCATACCCAAGTAATGGGGGTGGATTCAACCATCAACCTGGTTTCTCTCAgcaaccatctcaaatcgtTTATCCTGCTTACGACCATGGAGCGGTTGTTCCTCAGCCAGGATATAATTACCAGGGTGCCCAAAGTCAAGGTGTACATCCGTCCCAAGTTGGTATTGCTCCTCAATTTCCATCCGGCCATCAAGGATATCAAAATGGTCCACAG GCCCAATCGTGGAACACGGGcaacaattggaacaactaTGGAGCTACAGCTCCTCTGCAGCAG GGGAACTATTCGATTAGCGGCAATGGTGGATATGATTCGGATGGAGAACGTGGTATAATTGGCGAGAGTTTGTCCGCATTTTCTGATAAGGCC GTTCGTCGCGGATTCATTCGTAAGGTGTATGGAATCCTTTCCGTTCAATTGCTTATCACCTGTGGCCTAATTTCCATTTTCGTATTCGTGAAACCCCTTCGAGATTTTGCTATAGAAAATGAAAGTCTGTATTGGATTGCATTCGCCGTCACGATG GTATGCATGATCGCCATGGTTTGTTGTGAGAGCGTGAGGCGAAAGTCTCCAACTAATTTTGTATTCTTAGGGATATTCACGA TTTGTGAAGGCTTCATGATGGGATCGTTGGCTGCGCACTTTGAGGCAGATGCGGTCCTGATTGCCGCAGGGACTTGTGCAGTGGTCACATTAGCCCTCACAGTGTTTGcctttcaaagcaaatacgACTTCACAGTGTGTGGAGGCATGCTTTTGGCATTGTTGCTTATCCTCCTATTAGGGGGCATTTTAATGGCAATCCTGCCCAACTCGAA GTGGGCCATGATTGGTTACGGATCGGCTGGAGCTCTTATATTTTCCTTGTACATCGTGTACGATACGCAAATAATGATGGGCGGGAAACACAAGTATGCTCTAAGCCCGGAAGAGTACATCTTTGCTGCACTCAACCTTTACCTGGACATCATCAATCTATTCGTCTATCTACTCATGATCATTGGAATTGCTCGAAGCGATTAG